A window of Tatumella citrea genomic DNA:
AAATCAACGGCCTGAGCACGTACCGGAGTAATAGTGATACCTGCCATTGCCACATCAATGTTACGTGACTGCAGGCCCGGGATCAGACCACTGAAATCCATAGGTTGCAGTGTGTATTCCACGCCCATTTTCTTAGCGATGGCATTCCACAGATCAATATCAAATCCGACGTATTTATCCCCTTGTTTAAATTCAAAAGGTACAAACGCGGTATCGACACCGACGGTTAGTTTGTCTTGTGCCATAGCACTGAAACTGAATGCACTTGCCAGTAAAGCCAGGGAGATCCCAACAGTATTAATTGTTTTCAGCATAACGAATCCTTTTTATAAGATCGGATGTGTGTGAGTCATATTCTAAAAAGCAATAACTATGCCAGGATTTGTAATAAATTATTTTCGACAAAAAATAACTTAACCATATGATTTATATAATTTTTATATGTTACCTGGCTGTTAATCATTAACATAGTTACAAACTGACGGGTAATCAGATTTACTTATAGAAAAGCGGGTGTTTTTTGCACTGCGGTGGTGCTTCATCCTGGATCATGAAGCACCTTTTTGGTGCGGTTCGGCGGCGATTAGAAATCTTCCGCCGGGGATTGTGTCGGGGTACGGGCTACATTCATCATCATCGCCAGCAGAGAGTAATAACCATTAATGCCGGTTAAATCGATCACAGCAGTTTCACCAAACTGGCTGATAACCTGCTGCCATATCTCGTCACTGACCTGTTTTTGCTGGTGTAGCTGCTGGCAGAAATGATAAACCAGCCATTCGTCCTGCTTCAGCGAATTTTCCTGCGGTTCCTGCCGGTGCCGGATAGCGGTAATGGCTTGTTCTGAAATGCCCTGTTGGAGCGCAATCGGAGCGTGGATTTCCCATTCTACCGGTTGGTTCCAGTAACGTGCTGTCAGAATAATTGCCAGCTCTGACAGGCGAAGACCTATTGCACTACGGTAGCGCAGATACTCGCCCATACGCTGAGCATGTGACATGAGCTCCGGGCTGCGTAACAGAACCTGAAAAGGGGGTAACAATGCTCCGCGCGGACCATTAATCACCTCTTCTGCCAGTACCCGCTGCTCCTCACTCCACTGCTCCTGCGAGAGTGGTGGTAACCGGTTTTTGTCGGTCATTTATCAGACTCCCGCAGCTTTATGGGTTTCCTGCTGAATGACCTGCTTCAGGGTATCCACCACAAAATCCAGCTGCTGTTCTGTCACAATAAATGGCGGAGCGATCAGGATATGATCTCCCTGCTGACCATCGATAGTGCCACCCATCGGATAAACCATCAGCCCTTTATCCAGACAGGCACGTTTAATCGCCGCATTCAGTTTCAGAGCCGGGTCAAACGCAGCTTTAGTTTGCTTATCTCTGACCAGTTCAACACCGGCAAACAGTCCGCGCCCACGGGTATTACCGACAAATTCCAGTCCGGCTAACTCTTTTTCTAATTTTTGGAGTAAATAATTTCCCTGCTGTTGCACCTGACTTAACAAATTCTCCCGCTCGATTACCTGCTGCACTGCCAGAGCGGCTGCGGCGGCGGTTGGGTGGCAGATATAAGTATGGCCATGCTGGAATAAGCCGCTGCCACGACGAAGCGGTTCGATGACTTTATCACTGACCAATACTGCACCAATCGGCTGATAGCCGCCGCCCAGGCCTTTAGCGATAGTCACGATATCCGGAACAACATCATCCTGTTCGAAGGAGTGCAGAGTTCCGGTGCGGCCCATGCCACACATAACTTCATCAGCAATGTACAGGATGCCGTATTGGTCACACAGCTTCCTTACCCCGGCGAAGTAGCCTTTGGTGGGTGGAACTGCACCCGTCGTGGCTCCGCTAACAGTTTCGGCGATAAAACCGATAATTTTATCCGCACCGGTTTCGAGAATGGTCTGCTCAAGTTCGCTCAGCAAACGTTCAGTATATTGCTGTTCTGTTTCATCCGGACGTTGATCACGGTAAGCATTACAGGCCGAAACCCGTGCCACATCCATCAGTAACGGAGCAAATTGTTTACGGCGCCATTCGTTGCCACCCACGGCCAGTGCACCCAGGGTATTCCCGTGATAGCTCTGGCGACGACCAATAAAGGTGGTTTTCTGTGGCTGACCGGTTTCCACGCAGTACTGACGTGCCAGCTTCAGGGCTGTTTCTACTGCTTCTGAACCGCCGGAGACAAAATAGACCGAATTCAGGGAGCCTGGTGAGGTGCGCACCAGTTGATCAGCCAGACTCTCTGCGGCTTCGCTGGTAAAGAACCCGGTATGTGCATAAGCCAGGGTATCAATCTGACGGTGCATTGCCGCCAGAACATCCGGGTGAGCATGGCCGAGGCAGGAGACTGCTGCACCGCCGCTGGCATCCAGATAACGTTTGCCGGAAATATCGGTGATATAAGCACCTTGCGCCGAAACGGCAACCGGTGGTGTGAAACTCAGACTGCGGTGAATAATATGGCTCATGATAATCCCGTCACTGATGTAAGCAGGGGAAAACCCCGGATAAAGTTTATACTCTCAGATTCAAATGAATCATTCAATCTAATAATGATTCATTTGTATTATTTTGGTTCGACCTCTGACACTGGTGCAGACACCGGTTTTCTAAACGGTATTTATTGAATACGGTAGCGTACCGCCGGAACATCCGGCGGTACATCTGCCTGGTACAAACCGTTATGCTGGCTTTGCAGCGACAAACGGATAAGTGGTATCTCTGGCTACATGCCGGAAGTCCAGTAATGTAAGGTCTGCAGGCCCCCAGTCAGGGGTATCAATAATCAATATGGCAGAGGCCAGCTGGTCGTATGCGGCGCGAAAATGGGTCTTTGAACGCAATACAATGTAGGAGTAATCATTAATATCCAGTCCTAATTGTTTGAAGCAGTCATCATCCACTGCAGTGGACTGATTGGTGGTGATACTGACCACCACATCTCCGGTATCAATCACGACAGTCAGACCCAGATCAACCAGTCTGCCGGTGAAATAAGGGCCAGTCGCCAGATAGTGCTTTTCTTCGGCAAACAGCACTTTTCCGGTCAGGGTAACAGGACCACCGGCCCTGTCTGAACTATGGCTGCCGACAGTGACGGTAGCGATATTTCCGACACCAAATGCAGCCGCCTGTTTTGCGGCCAGGGCATCGGCAATATAAGGAACTGCAGTACCGCTGAGTTTTTTCTCAAGTGCCGCGCGTAACAGATAGGTGGAGTCTCCCATCCGATCAGCGTGCTCCAGCAACACCACCGGTTTTTGCGCAGAGGATTTGATGCGTTTTGCTTCTTCGATACCTGATTCAACAGAAAACAGTAGTTCCGGGTGATTCAGCTCGCGCCGCAGGGCATAAATTTCCTGTGAAAATTGCTCAGCCAGTTCAGTCGCAGCCTGTTGATCATTATCGGTAACGACTACCACCGAAAAACCGCAATTCGGTACATCGGCATAGGAAAAGCCTGCAAATACCGAAACGTCGGTATAGTTTCCAGGCTGCTCACCCAGAGCAACAGAACGGTCAACAATGGATTTCAGTGGCTCAAGGCCGGTAGCACTGAAAATACTGGGAACCATAACCCCCGGTTTGCGGATAACGGTCACTGGTGAAATTTCACCCCGTAAGGTTTTCAGCAGACAGCGTGCAGTACGCTTACCGGTTTCTGCCATATCAGTGTGCGGCGAATAGTGATAACCAAACAGCGCATCAGTCAGATCCACTGTTCGCTGATCAATGTTGGCGTGATAATCCAGCGCCAGCATTACCGGCAGATCCGGGCCAACCACTTCACGGACTTTCTCCAGCGTTTCTGCGTCAGCATCCAGCCGTGTAGGTGTGGCCATGGCACCGTGAAGATCCAATAATACGCCGTCCAGAGGCCCGGCGTTTCGCAGACCTTCAACCAAACGGCCGACATAGTGCTCATAGGCTTCGTCGGTTGTTGGTCCGGCAGCAGCGGCTCCGGCATAAAACAGCGGTACCAGCTCACAGCCTGCGGCTTCACAGATATCAATAAAACCTGCTGTCGGTGTATTGGCCCCCCGGTGGCGAGACAGAACTTCAGCGCCGGCCGACTCAGTGACCTGAAAAGTTTCGAGTGTTGACGCCATACTGATAAATGTGACGGACTCCTGAACAAAACCGGCGATGGCAATACGTAAGGGCCGGGAAGAAATACTCATAGCGTTACCTTTAACTAGTCATAGACGGTGAAGGCCAGGGGGATTCTGTTTCCAGTACCCGGGCCAGATGAATCAACCGGGAGTCCTGATGCCAGGGAGCAGCCAGTTGGACCGATAACGGTAGACCCGCCGCGGAAAGCCCTGCCGGCAAACTGATCGCCGGATGTCCTGTCAGACTGAAAACCGCGCGGGCCTGACGTGCAGTTGTCCGGCGTACTTCAGCTTCGTCATCGATTCGTGCAGGGGTATCGTGCATATTGACGGCCAGTAATACATCGTGCTGACGGAAGGTAGCATTTACCTGTTCTGCCAGTAGTCGCTGCAACCGCCGGGCCCGCAGATACTGCTCATTAGTGATAAACGCTCCGGCCATAAAGCTGCGGCGACAGGCTTTACCATATTGCTCCGGGCGTTCTCTCATCCACTTCGCATGTATTGCCCAAGCTTCCGAGTACATGATGACGCGGTTGACCGCCAGAAACTCCTGTAACGGAGGAAGGCTGACAGCCTCAACAGTGGCACCCAGCCGGGTCAACCGACCGGCAAACTGATTAAGTCCCTCTGAGATTTCAGCGCTGGCGAATAAATCCTGC
This region includes:
- a CDS encoding carboxymuconolactone decarboxylase family protein; protein product: MTDKNRLPPLSQEQWSEEQRVLAEEVINGPRGALLPPFQVLLRSPELMSHAQRMGEYLRYRSAIGLRLSELAIILTARYWNQPVEWEIHAPIALQQGISEQAITAIRHRQEPQENSLKQDEWLVYHFCQQLHQQKQVSDEIWQQVISQFGETAVIDLTGINGYYSLLAMMMNVARTPTQSPAEDF
- a CDS encoding aspartate aminotransferase family protein, whose product is MSHIIHRSLSFTPPVAVSAQGAYITDISGKRYLDASGGAAVSCLGHAHPDVLAAMHRQIDTLAYAHTGFFTSEAAESLADQLVRTSPGSLNSVYFVSGGSEAVETALKLARQYCVETGQPQKTTFIGRRQSYHGNTLGALAVGGNEWRRKQFAPLLMDVARVSACNAYRDQRPDETEQQYTERLLSELEQTILETGADKIIGFIAETVSGATTGAVPPTKGYFAGVRKLCDQYGILYIADEVMCGMGRTGTLHSFEQDDVVPDIVTIAKGLGGGYQPIGAVLVSDKVIEPLRRGSGLFQHGHTYICHPTAAAAALAVQQVIERENLLSQVQQQGNYLLQKLEKELAGLEFVGNTRGRGLFAGVELVRDKQTKAAFDPALKLNAAIKRACLDKGLMVYPMGGTIDGQQGDHILIAPPFIVTEQQLDFVVDTLKQVIQQETHKAAGV
- a CDS encoding M81 family metallopeptidase, whose protein sequence is MSISSRPLRIAIAGFVQESVTFISMASTLETFQVTESAGAEVLSRHRGANTPTAGFIDICEAAGCELVPLFYAGAAAAGPTTDEAYEHYVGRLVEGLRNAGPLDGVLLDLHGAMATPTRLDADAETLEKVREVVGPDLPVMLALDYHANIDQRTVDLTDALFGYHYSPHTDMAETGKRTARCLLKTLRGEISPVTVIRKPGVMVPSIFSATGLEPLKSIVDRSVALGEQPGNYTDVSVFAGFSYADVPNCGFSVVVVTDNDQQAATELAEQFSQEIYALRRELNHPELLFSVESGIEEAKRIKSSAQKPVVLLEHADRMGDSTYLLRAALEKKLSGTAVPYIADALAAKQAAAFGVGNIATVTVGSHSSDRAGGPVTLTGKVLFAEEKHYLATGPYFTGRLVDLGLTVVIDTGDVVVSITTNQSTAVDDDCFKQLGLDINDYSYIVLRSKTHFRAAYDQLASAILIIDTPDWGPADLTLLDFRHVARDTTYPFVAAKPA